Genomic window (Lewinellaceae bacterium):
TAAACACCAGATACCAGGGCAGGGCATGTAGCCCGAAAGCGTTGTAAAACAGATAAAAGAAGGCAAAGAGCACCGGCTGCAGGGCCGGAAAACCGAAGCTGTTGAGGATGTCGGCAGCGTTGCCCCCCTCCAGCCGCCACTGAAGCCCGGTAAAGTCGGTGACAAATCCAGCGTTCCAGGTAGGAAAGTAGAAAAACTGCACGAGGATAAATAGCAACAGGAAGTAAAAGACTTGTTTCATTGTTGAATGGCTAAAGTGCTGGATTGTTATGTTCTCAATATACCCGGCTGAACGGCATGGCCTCATGGCAACAATGAAACAATACAGCCATTAAACCATACAGCCATAGCCCCCCATCAAGGTTGCGGACTCAACAGGGGCAACCCATTGCGGGCATTTTCCACCGTGGGCTCAACAGTGTAATACACTTTTCCGGCTTCAGTTCCAAATTTTTGAACTATGATGCCCTGCCACTCCCTGTCACAGGCGTTATGCAGGCGGGCCCCGTCGAGTACGAGCGTGCCGCCAGGCTCTACGGTAATGGCAGCGCCGGGGGGCATAGATACCCGGCATCGGATAACGAGCTGTCCGCCGGGGGCAATCGTCAGGTGCCCTTCCAGGTCGCGGGCGCTGTTCCACTCTACGCTATCCCGGATAACGATCTCCAGGCTGTCTTTCAGCTCGCACCAGGTGGGCAGCAGGAATTTGCGGCCCCGGTGGTTTTCCTGCGCCATGCGTTGCAGTACCTTTCCGATCTGGCAGGGAGTCCAGGAATTTTGCACGGCGGTGTAATCCATAAAGTTGTTGGAAGCCAGGGTGTCGCATTCGGGCGCCTGCCCCTTGGCGAAGCAGTCCTGTTTGTGCACCGGGGTGTCGTCGCAGCCATCCGAGACCCAGCCGTGGGACAGGCCAAAGATGTGGCCCACCTCGTGGTTGACGCCCCCGCGGTAGTCCCAATAGTCGCCACGGTCCTTGGCATTGTGGTAGATGCCGGCCAGCTTGATGGCATTCCCCAGGGCAACCCCGACGCCGTAGGCCTTATAGGTTGGAGAGGCCACGCTATCCGGGTGGTGGGCCATGATGAAGATGTTGAGCACCGAATCCATCTGTACGCCATATTTGTCGAAGACCTCTCTTCGGTACAGGTTCCGGTTCTTTCCTTTGTGGACGTAGTAGGTTAGTTCCGAATCGAAGTGGAAATAGATGCCTTCGTCTCCCGGAATATTGGGGTCGGGGGTGAGCAAATACCGGTAATTGGTGGGGAAAACCGGCGTATCGTTGCCGTTGGGCAGCCACATCTTCCGGTTTTTCTCCAGATCGTAGTTGGCTGCCCGGATGAGGCCTTTGGCAAAGTCGATGGCCCGTTGCCCGGTGAGGTCGTAAGCGGTATCCGGAGTGTTCATCCAATGCACGTTCACCCGGAGATACCGCATGGGGGTGTGCTCCAGGTGGTTGGTGTCGGGCAGGTAGGAAGCCCATTTCTGACAGGGGTCGTTTTGCCAACGGTGCCCCCTCCAAAGGTCGTCATCCTTGGGAACTACGCTAATGTCATCAGAAGTAAGGTACCTGCTTTGGAGTACGGGAATGCAGGCGCCGGCGGCCAGGGCGACAAGAAGAGCGGCAAAGATTTTTTTCATAGCTGTTTGTATAGGTCAAGGATCGGAACGCGGGGTAAAAGTAAGTATTTAAGAGGAGAAAATATGGTTTCATAGTTTCACTGACACTCTATTTGCCATCAATGCTGTATGGTTATCGGCATGGCTGCCGGAGGCCATAGCGGCTTCTGCCCATGAAGGCGGGTTAAAACCGCATCCAAACATGCCCGCCTATCTGGTCAGCGTTCGACTGAGCTCACGCCGGAGACCGGGTAAAACAATGAAACCATAACCTGGCGAAGCCAGAACCAAGTGTCCTTAAACCGCAAAACCGCAAAACCGCAAAACCGCAGAACCGCAGAACCGCAGAACCGCAGAACCGCAGAACCGCGAAACCGAAACACCGCAAAACCGCAAAACCGCAGAACTCAAAATGTAGAAGGAGGCTCGGCTGGGACGGCTCTTGTAGGGCTGCCTAAGTAGAGCCACTTTTACATTTGAAATTTAGAGTTTTGCATTTTGCGGTTTCAAAGCCCGTGGATAATGGGTTCCAGCCATCTCGCAAAAAATTCCTGCCACTTTTTGGCAGAAAATAATGATTAACGGAATAAAACAATACAACCATGAGGCCATGCCCCCTGGCCTACCAACTCCCCCCCGCGCCGCCGCCGCCGAAGCCTCCCCCGCCGAAGCCGCCAAAACCGCCGCCGCCAAAACCGCCGAAACCACCACCGCCGCCGCCGCCGGAACTGCCACCGCCACCGCCAATCCAGGGGCCGGGCATAAAGATCCAACCGCCGCCGCGCCGGCGCCGGCGCGGGTATTGATCGTAGCGGCCGCCCCGGTAGTAGCCGCCGTCGTCGTCGTCGTCGTCATTTCCCATTCGGGAGAAGAGGATGATGAGGAAAATGATCAGGCCGATAACCAGGATGGCAGGAACGCCGCCTTTGGCGTCGCGCTGCTGCTGTTGCTGGCCCTCGCCGGTATATTCTCCCTGCCCCAGCTCCATGATGGCGCTGGTGGCGCGGTCGAGGCCGCTATAGTACTGCCCCTGCCGGAAAGCTGGCGCTATGATGTTGTCGATGATGCGTTTGGCCAGGGCGTCCGGCAGGAAGCCCTCGGTGCCGAAGCCGGTTTGGATGCGAATCTCCCGGTCTTCCGCAGCAACGTAGATCAGGATGCCATTGTCGTACTGGCCTCCGCCGATGCCCCAATCGCGGGCCAGGCGGTAGGAATAATCGAAGGGGTCTTCGCCCTCCAGGGAAGGCTCGGTCACGACAACGATCTGGGTGGAAGATGCGAGGGCGTAGTCCCGCAGTTTGCGCCCCAGTTGATCTACTTCCTGCTGGCTCATCAGGCGGGCGTAGTCGTTGACCAGAAAATCGGTAGGCTGAGGGATTTGTTTCTGGGCAAAGGCAAAAATGGAGAAGGAGAGCAATAAAGTGGTTAAGATGGATCTGGTCATGGTAAATAATGTAAAATGTAAAACCGCGAAGTTGAAAATGCAAAAGGGGCACAACGCTGTCATCGCTTGCGGAGCTACTTTTGCATTTTGAATTTTAAGTGATGAAACGCAAACAACCTGCACCATTATACTTGTTCTTTTGCCCGCTAATTTCGTTAAAAATACTCGCCTTAGCTCCGGCTATGCCTGCGTTTTTCGCCTCATTAGCGACCAAAATAACTGCGTCTAATTGGCGCACCTTATTTACGTTTCATCACTAATTTTTTCGGTTTTAGATTAACTGTATGAAATATCGTCGGGCAATTCGTTGGTGTCGTCTTCTTGATAGGGGAAATAGGCCTTGAGTTTTTCGCCCACCTGGCCGATGGCTTTGCAGATGCCATCAGCGAAGGCGCCGTGGCGGAAGTGTTCCTGCATGAGGTCGCGTTCTTCCTGCCAGAAGTTTTCCGGCACCACCTTATTGATGCCTTCATCGCCAAGGATGGCAAACGCTTTGCGCTCCGGGGCCAGGATGATCAATACAGCATTGCGGGCTTCGGTTTTGTGCATCTCTAAGCGGAAGAACACTTTCTTAGCCTCCTTCATAATATCTTCTTTGGGATCGTCTTCCAAATGCACGCGAATCTCTCCGGAGGTATGGAGCTCCGCTGAGCGGATGGCCGCAATGATCTGTTCTTCCTCTTCAGGATTGAAAAATTTGAGCATCTTTTCAAGTTGTTCGTCGCTGATTGTCGGTTGATAGTTGTTGAAGCCAGGCAACCAACAACTATCAACCGACAACTGGCCACTTCTCTAGAATTCCACCTTCGGAGCTTCCTGCGCGCTGGCTTCCGCTTCGAACTGGGCTTTCTGGTCAAAACCGAACATGCCGGCAAAGAGGCTGCCCGGGAAGCGGCGCACCTTTTTGTTGTAATTGGTGACCACGTCATTGTAGCGGTCGCGCGCTACCTTGATGCGGTTCTCGGTGCCCTCCAATTGCACCTGTAGCTCCTTAAAGTTTTCGCTGGCTCGAAGCTGCGGGTAGTTTTCGGAGACGACCAACAAGCGGCCCAGCGACTGGCTCAGGCCGGACTGCGCCTCCTGGAATTCCTTCATCTTTTCCGGCGTCAGGTTGGTGGGGTCGATGTTGATGCTGGTGGCGCGCGCGCGTGCCTGGGTCACCTCCGTGAGGGTGCTCTTTTCAAAATCAGCAACGCCTTTGACGGTGCTCACCAGGTTGGGAATGAGATCGGCGCGGCGCTGGTAGGCGCTCTGTACCTTGCCCCATTCATTCTCGACATCTTCCTCAATATTGACGAAGTTGTTGTAGCTGTTGCAGCCACTGACAAAGAGGATCAGCCCCAGGCCGATCATTACTACTGCTAAGACTAGTGATCTCATCAGGATGGATGTTTTGTTTTGAGTTTGTGGTTAACATGTGCTCCTAATAAGAGCACAATTTGCTAAATATCCAAAAAGATCGCCACATTATAAATGTTGGCGGGCCCGGCAGAGTTGTTTATTTTCTGCGAAACCTTCCTTTTTGACGGCCATTGGGCGGAAAAGTCATGTTTGAAGGGGATAGTTGTTGGTTGATAGTTGTTGGAGCCTTCAGGGCTGCCAAACAAACAACAAACAATCCCCTCACCCCCTCAAAAAAAGCCCCACCAACTCCTCCGCCGCCTGAAAAGGAGATTTTTCGCCTTCCAGCACGGCCTGTTCTACTGCTTTCAGCTTTTCGCGGACTTCGGGGTCGCGGGCGAAGGCAGAGCGGAGTTGGTAGTTGATGGCTTCGTGCAGCCAATAGTGGGCCTGTGCCCGGCGGTTTTGTTCGAAGTAGCCATTTTTTTTCGTTGTTTCGAGGTAGGCTTCCACCTGTTGCCAGGTTTCCACTATACCCATGCCGGATTCGGCGGAGCAGATTTCCACCCGGGGCGCCCATCCGCTTTCCCGGGGAGGAAGCAGGTGCAGGGCGTTGCGGTATTCCTGCCGGGCGCGTTTGGCCAGGGCCAACCTTTCCCCGTCGGCCTTGTTGACGGCGATGAGGTCGGCCATTTCTACGATCCCCCGTTTGATGCCCTGCAGCTCGTCGCCGGCGCCGGGCAACAGCAGCAGCAGGAAAAAATCCGCCATGGAATGCACGGCCGTTTCGGATTGACCGACGCCCACGGTTTCGATGATTACGGTGTCGTAGCCGGCTGCTTCGCATAAGATAATAGACTCCCGTGTTTTGCGGGCTACGCCACCCAGCGAATCGCCGGCGGGCGAGGGGCGAATAAAAGCCGCTTCGGCGCCAGACAGCTTTTCCATGCGGGTCTTATCGCCGAGGATGCTGCCTTTGCTCACCTGGCTGCTGGGGTCGATGGCCAGGACGGCAAGGCGGCGGCCCTGTTCGAGCAGGTGTTGCCCCAACGCCTCGATAAAGGTGCTCTTCCCTACCCCCGGGCTGCCGGTAATGCCGATCCGGATGGAACGGCCGCTGTGCGGCAGGCAAAGGTTGATGATCTCCTGTGCCAGTTGCTGATGCTCCGGGCGGGTGCTTTCGATCAGCGTGATGGCCTGGCTGAGCAATACCCGGCCTCCGCCAAGTATGCCCTGCACGTATTCCCCGGCAGGCCGCTGCTTCCGGCGCTGCACCTGCAGGTGCGGGTTCAGGCTCCCCGGCGGGGATACTCCGCTTCTGACTTGTGGTTTGGTGGGCTTGGGCATATTGATGTACGGTGTATGGGCTAATATGGGACTAATGAGTGTACGGTGTACGGTGTACGGTGTACGGTGTACGGTGTACGGGCTAATGGGTGTATGGTTTAACAGTGAAGCAATATAATAACATAGCGATGGAAACCGCGTATGTTTTCTCCATTTCTTCCTCTCCCCGGGCAAGAATGCCCCATTTTGTGCCCCTAACACTTGCTTAAGGCTTGTTAAAGTTTTGGACGGTTTTATATTATGATTTTAACACAAGTTTTTAATCAATTGATAATGTGCCACTTACGACTTGCGAGCGGCTTAACGATTGAGCCGCCCGCTCCGGCCAAGGGGTTAAACTATCCTAAATAGAAGCGGCAGCAGATTTACCCTCTTGACCGCTATTGCCTTTTTCCTCTTCTTTGCACCAGGCGAATGAAAACAATCTACATCAATTTTTTGCACCTGAGAACCCTTTACCCCATTTTGAAAACCTTTTATAACAATCTGCATGTACCCCGTTTTTAAGTTACGCCGCTGGTACCTTCTAAATTGAATGAAAACAATTTTATGATGCTATGAAAGCTATAAACTGTTGAGGGGAGAATGGAGTCCATCTGTTTTCCCCTTGCTGTTTCACTCTGGCCTCTCAAAACGCGCTACACCCTTAAAATGCACATCACTTCCTCCGCCGGCCGGCCCGTTCAAAACAATTATTTGGTTAAACCGGTAATTGCCGGACTCTCATCCTGCAACGGGCTGGCGGCGGCGGTTTTTTCGCTTTGTCCCTTAGAATCATTCTAAATAATCCTCTTTTAACCGAGTAACCTTTGAAGGCAGCCGGATAACCGGCAAATTTGGGGCAGTTCGCGCCGCAA
Coding sequences:
- a CDS encoding TPM domain-containing protein; its protein translation is MLKFFNPEEEEQIIAAIRSAELHTSGEIRVHLEDDPKEDIMKEAKKVFFRLEMHKTEARNAVLIILAPERKAFAILGDEGINKVVPENFWQEERDLMQEHFRHGAFADGICKAIGQVGEKLKAYFPYQEDDTNELPDDISYS
- the meaB gene encoding methylmalonyl Co-A mutase-associated GTPase MeaB, with the translated sequence MPKPTKPQVRSGVSPPGSLNPHLQVQRRKQRPAGEYVQGILGGGRVLLSQAITLIESTRPEHQQLAQEIINLCLPHSGRSIRIGITGSPGVGKSTFIEALGQHLLEQGRRLAVLAIDPSSQVSKGSILGDKTRMEKLSGAEAAFIRPSPAGDSLGGVARKTRESIILCEAAGYDTVIIETVGVGQSETAVHSMADFFLLLLLPGAGDELQGIKRGIVEMADLIAVNKADGERLALAKRARQEYRNALHLLPPRESGWAPRVEICSAESGMGIVETWQQVEAYLETTKKNGYFEQNRRAQAHYWLHEAINYQLRSAFARDPEVREKLKAVEQAVLEGEKSPFQAAEELVGLFLRG
- a CDS encoding LemA family protein, with product MRSLVLAVVMIGLGLILFVSGCNSYNNFVNIEEDVENEWGKVQSAYQRRADLIPNLVSTVKGVADFEKSTLTEVTQARARATSINIDPTNLTPEKMKEFQEAQSGLSQSLGRLLVVSENYPQLRASENFKELQVQLEGTENRIKVARDRYNDVVTNYNKKVRRFPGSLFAGMFGFDQKAQFEAEASAQEAPKVEF
- a CDS encoding TPM domain-containing protein, which translates into the protein MTRSILTTLLLSFSIFAFAQKQIPQPTDFLVNDYARLMSQQEVDQLGRKLRDYALASSTQIVVVTEPSLEGEDPFDYSYRLARDWGIGGGQYDNGILIYVAAEDREIRIQTGFGTEGFLPDALAKRIIDNIIAPAFRQGQYYSGLDRATSAIMELGQGEYTGEGQQQQQRDAKGGVPAILVIGLIIFLIILFSRMGNDDDDDDGGYYRGGRYDQYPRRRRRGGGWIFMPGPWIGGGGGSSGGGGGGGFGGFGGGGFGGFGGGGFGGGGAGGSW